The Halobacterium hubeiense genome contains the following window.
ACGACCGGCCGGTCGACGAACACCAGCCCGAGCGCCGCCGCGAACTGCGCGAGGACGATGAGCACCGCGAGCACGACGACGCCCGCCCGCGCGCTCGTCACGATGCTCCCGTAGAGCCACGTCGAGACGCGGTCCAGCGCCGTGCGCGGCTCCCACGTCGCCACGTCGTAGAGGTCCTCGTCGCCCTCGCTCGCGCGCTGGACTGGGTCCCGTTCGGCCGACATGGTCGTCTCGTTTCTCGGCCTCCCTCTTGAGTGTGTTCGCGGTGCCGCGGCCCGCGCCTTCCATTGTACCCGGTTCCTTAAGGAGCAACCTTATCCGTTCGTCAGGAATCCTCGTGGGTATGCCACACAGTCCCAGCCGCGGCCTGCTGTACTCCGCGCCGCCGACGCCCGAATCGAACCGACGAGACGACGCCGACGCCGAGGAACCCGAGGCGAGCGCCGAACCGACGCCCGCCGCCGCCGACGACTGACGCAACATTCTCTTCCGCGCGTTCGACGGTCGGCAGCGACAGCGCTACCCGAGGCGACAACGCTGAAAACCCCGCGCGTCGAAAGAGGAGTATGCTCTTCGACCAGCGGACCCGGGCGGCGCTCCGGGACGCCGGCCTTTCGCAGGACGACATCGCCGACATCGAGGACGACGTGGCCGAACAGGCCCGCGCGGACGCCCGCCGCGTCGAGGCCTTCTTCGACGGCCGCGACGTCGTCTACTCGGACATGGACCTCACGCACTCGCGTTCGGACTACCCCGAGCACGACTTCAACTACGTGGACCTGTTCACGCACAGCGAGGATGTCAGGGGATTCGTGCGTTTCGAGACGTGGGGCGCGTACGTCGAGGGCGCGCGCGTGCTGGAAGAGGCCGAGGGCGAGCCGGCGGTGGTGGAGTTGGCGCTCGGGCCGACCGTTGACGCCCGCGTGCGCTTCGCCGGCGACCGGAGCCAGCTGGAATGACTCGGGTTCGCGTCCGCGGCATCTACAGCACCGCGCTCACCCGCAGACTGCTGGACGCCGGCTTCGACGTGGTGGACGCCTCACCGCCGATTCGCGAGCGCTTCGACGCCGACTTCCACACCGAGCCGTACGACGTCGATGTCTGGATGACGCCCGACCGGCAGGGCGTCGGCGTCTCGGGGCGGCCCGACGCCGCCGACGACGTGCTGGACGTGGTCGGGGACACCGGTATCGACACGTTCGTCTGGCCGGACCGCGCGGCCCGCGGCGCGGTCTTCAACGCCGTCGTCGAGCGCACCGTCCGCGGCGGCGCGGTGGTCGCGCTCGCGGGCGACCACGAGGGCTACCTGCCGTTCGACGCCGCCGACGAGCACGTCGAGGAGGGCGACCACCTCCGCGTGCAGGTCCGCGAGCCGAACCCGTGGTGGGCCGACGACCGCCCCGTCGTCGGCACGGATCTGCGCGCCATCGGCGGGCTGACGAGCCTCGAACGCGGCGTGGACGCGCTCGTCGCCGGGACGCCGGACGGCTCACGGAATCACGAACTCGCGCGCACGACGGAACTGCTCACGCCCGACGTCCCCGACCGGTGGGGCGTCCAGTGGCACTACGCCGCCGACGGCGCGAGCATGGACGCGCTCGGCGACGCCCTCGACGACGCCGTCTCGCTGGCGAACCGGCTGGAGGAAGCGATTTCGAACGCGCCCGCCCCGAGTGACACCGCACCGTACCGTGTCGCCGCGCCCGAGCGCACCGTCTGGGCCTGGTTCGGCCGCGACTCGCGGTTCGCGCTCGACGACGCACGCGGTGCGGTCACGTCGACGATGGACGGTCACCACCGCATCAAGGCGGGCAGCGAGGCCGCCAGCGGCGCGGTCGACTTCGCGGAGGCGCTGGGTGCGAGCACGGACGGCTTCCCGTTCGGCGCCGTCACCGACCAGTTCGGGCCGACCGAGGGCGACCTCGTCGCCATCGAGCACGGCAAGCCCGACGGCCGCCTCATCACGCTCGGGCGCGGCGAGGTCACGGACCGCGACCGCGACGCCGGCCGCGTCACCGTCCGCCGCGAGATGAGTCCCGGCGGCGCCTACGACGAGCTTGGCGTCGAACGCGAGGAGGGCGACGTCGCCACCACGCGGTTCACTGAGGGGAACTGGTGGTATCCAACCGTCTACAAGGGGACGGACGGCCACGTCAAGGGGACGTACCTGAACGTCTCCACGCCCGTGGAGGTGTTCCCGGACGCGGTGCGCTACGTCGACCTCCACGTCGACGTCGTGAAACACGCCGACGGCACGGTCGAAGTCGTCGACGAGGACGAACTCCGTGAGTGCGTGGACGCGGGACTGGTCAGCGAAGAACTCTCGGAGAAAGCGCTCTCGGTCGCCGAACGCGTGCGGGCCGCGGTCAGCGACGACGACTAGAAGTGCGAGTCGGAGTTCGGGCTACCCTCGCCGCGGCCGCCGCGGCCGCCCTCGTTGCGGTCGACGCCCATGTAGCTCTCGGGCTGGTCGCCGCCCCAGCCGCCGCCATCGCCGTCCGTGAACCGGACGACCACGTCCTCGACCTCGTCGAACTCCGCGGCGAGGTCCATCTTGATGCGCTGGGCGGTCCGCGGGCTGATGCCGCAGCCCGAACACGCGCCCCCGAGTTCGACGACGACCTCGCCGTCGGCGGGGTCGGCCTTCCGGACGGCGCTGGTGCCCCCGTGACTCCGGATGATGGGCATCTGGGCGGTGAGCCACGTCTCGACGCGCTCGTGGAAGCTCCCCGCTCCCGCTGTCTCGCTCATGTCCTCTCTTTGGGCGGCCGCGGTTGATGTAGTTTCGGTTGCAACGCTAGGCATCGTTCGTGTTGGACGCCACCGTTTCGACTGGAACCCGGACGCCTGCTGTTCGACGCGCGCGTCTCAGTCGTTGTTCCGCCACGCCGCCAGCGCGGCTGCCGACGCGCCCGCGAGCGCAGCGAGCGCGCCGAACCCGGGTGCGCCGCCGCCTGACTCGTCGCTCGCCTCGGCCGCCGTCGGCGTCTCAGTGGTCGTGGTTTCGGCGGCCGTGGTCTCCGTCGCCGTGCTCGTCGCAACTGCCGTCGTCTGGAGTTCGGGCGGGTCGGGCTGCTCGCCAGCGCGGTTCGGGAACGTGTAGACGCCCGCGTCGTACGTCTGGCCGCCCATGTCCCCCGCGACGAACGCCTCCTCGGTGGCGTACCGCGCCGTCCAGAACCGTGCCTCGTCGGGGTTCCGCCACCACGCCAACTCCTCAGGGCTGGCGGGGTCGCTGACGTCATGAATCTTCACGCCGCCCTGGTACCACGACGTGTAGAGGCGGTCGCCGCGGAACTCGAAGTTGTGGCTGGTCGTCCACGTCCCGTTCCGCGTGCCGTTCGGCGTCGGCGGCGGCGCGATGAACGATAGCTTCTCGGGGTTCTGCGGGTCGCTGACATCCCAGAGGTCGATGCCGCCCTGTCCCGGGTCGCCGTCGTCCGTGTCGACATCCCACGACTCCGCGCCCGACGCGAGCACGGACGCGTCCTCGTTCACCGCGACGTAGTGGGAGTTGCCGGGAACGGAGAGGCTCTCCGCGCCCGCCTCGCCGGTCGGGATGTCCCGTAGCTCCTCGACGCTGTAGTGCCCGAAGTGGTTGACGTACTCGGGGTTTGCGGGGTCGCTGATGTCCACCAGCCACGTCCCCGCGTCCCAGTGCGCGACGTACAGCGTGTCCTCGTGGACGTAGACGTCGTGGCACGAGCGCAGTCCCGCATAGACGTCCCGCCAGCGCTCATCGTGGTCGACGCTCGACCACCGCCCGACCTCCTCGGCGGTGTCCCCCGAGACGTCGACCATCACGATGGGGTTTTTCGCGCCGTCGTTCGCCGTGAGGTACGCCACGCCGTCCTGCAAGTAGGCGTTGTGAACCGCGAAGTCGGTCTCGTGGAACCCGGTCTGCTCGGGGTCGGCGGGGTCACTGACGTCGAAGACGACCACGCCCTGCACGGTCTCGCCCTGCGTCGGGTTCGCCGGCCCGACCGCGATGAGCGTCTCCCCGTCCAGTTTCACGTCGTAAACCATCCGCATCGGCCCGTCCTCGCGGTCGGCCAGCAGTGGCGCCACGCTGGCGAGTTGCTGGGGGTTCGAGGGGTCGGAGATGTCGACGGTTGCGATACCGTCGGTCGTCGCCACGTACGCCGTCTCGCCGGCGTCGCCGACCACGACCTCCTTGGTGCCGTCGAGGTCGAGGACGCCCAGCGGCTCGAACGCCGACTGCTGGGCGCTGGCGGTCGTCGCGGCGAACGGGAGGGCGGCGGCAGCGGCACTCGCGCGGAGTACGTCTCGTCGTCGCATACCGCTCCCTCCGCCGGTTGCGTGGAAAAGTCCTGCGGGGATTCGCTCTACCTGAGTTCTCGTCGCGCTCGGGCTCGCGTCCCCCGCCGGCACCGCCCCTGCCGGTCTACGCCGCTCTGGGGCGAGTCGCTGGCAACCGAATTTATCCCGGCGCAGGGCGAGACGACGAGTATGGATTACCGCGAGCTGTTGCTGCTGCGGGCCGCCCGGGAGACGGGCGTGCTGGACGCGCTCGTCTCGAACGCGTACACGGTCGACGACGTGGCGCGCGAGGCGGGCGTCACCGAGCGCGCCGCGCGCGTGACCGTCGACGCCCTGTTGGACATGGGGTTACTGGAGGCGGTCGAGGCGGGCGTGGAGCCGACGAATCGAATGCTGGGGTTCGTCACGAAGACCGACGTGCGCTCGATCGGCCGGCTCCCCCACGAATTGGACACCGTGGAGGCGCTGGTCGCCCTCCCGGAGACGATGCAGACCGGCGAATTACCGGAGCGAACGGGAGACTGGACGCGGAACCGGCTCGGCGCGCGCGCCGCCGAAGACGACGCCAGCGTCCGCGCGGCCGTCACGGCGGCCGTCCGCGAGCATCCTGATGCCGAGGACGTGCTCGTGGTCGCAGATGGGGCGGGCCAGCACGCCGTCGAGTTCGCGCGCCGCGGGTTCGACGCGACGCTGTTGGACACGCAGGCGGTCATCGAGGCGGTCGACCCGCTGTTGGAGCGCGAGCGCGTGGACCTCGTCGCCGGCGACCCCCTGGCGGGCGTGGACGGCGAGTTCGACGTCGTCTTCCACGCGGGCGTTGCCCGCGAGTACGGCCCGGACGACAACCGCCGGCTGCTGTCCGCCGCCAGCGACGCCACGGCGGCCGACGGGCTCGCGATTCACGTCGACGCGTTCCGCGACGGGACGCCCGACGCCGCGGTCGCCGCCGAACTGCTCGCGACGACCGAGCAGGGCGCGTGCTACGAGGAGGGCGCGGTCGGCGAGTGGTTCGCGGACGCCGGGTTCGCGGACGTCCGCGCGGGCGACGTGCCCGGCACCGACTACCAGTTCGTCGCCGGCCGCAGGCGCGCAACTGAATAGGCTGGGCGGCGAATCCGGGGTATGGAGTTCGCGGCGTTCCGGGCGGAGATGGTCGACAGCCTCGAACACGACACGAAGGCTGCCGTCCAAGCGAGAGCGACCGCGCGAGCGATGCGCGAGGTGCCCCGCCACGAGTTCGTCGAGGAGGGGCGGCGCGCGTACACCGACCAGTCGCTGGAACACCGCGGCACGCGCGTGCTCGCGCCGTCGACCGTGGGTCGGCTGGTGGACGCGCTCGCGGCCGCCGAGGACGACGACGTGCTCGTCGTCGGTGCGGGCGTCGGCTACACGGCGGCGGTGCTCGCGGAAATCGTCGGCGCCGAGCGCGTCCACGCCGTCGACATCGACCGGCAGGTCGTCTACGACGCGCGCTCGAACCTCGCGGACGCCGGCTACGGCGACGTGCTCGTGGACTGCCGGGACGGCGCGCGCGGCCTCCCCGAGTACGCGCCGTTCGACCGCGTGCTCGTGGAGGCGGCGGCCGTCGACCCACCGACGGCATTACTCGACCAGCTCGCGGACGGCGGGCGGCTCGTCTACCCGGAGGGAACGACCGACCAGCGCCTCGTCGCAATCGAGGACCGGGAGACGGCCTCCGTCCACGGCCCGGTGGCGTTCGCGCCGCTGCTCGTGGACGGCGAGCAGGCCAGCGCCCTCGAACAGAACCGGACGGTGCGCGAGGACCGCGAGCGCGCGGCCAAGGAAGCCCAGTCCCGGAAGGGCTGGGAGCAGGACTGGATCGACTGGGAGTAGCAGTCGCGCCGGCACGAGTTCTTCGCTCAGGTGGGACTGACTTCGGTGGCCGACTCGTGGTGTCGCGACGCGCGTTTCCGTGTGGGATTCGGGGTTGTGTTACTGTTCTCGGATGTAGTGTTCGCCGGCGGCGATGACGCCGATGACGACGAGGAAGACCGGCCAGACGCCGAAGTAGAGTGACGTCAGCGACCCACCGCTGAAGCGGTGGGCTTGTCGGTGGACTCCCGTTCAAACTCCAAGCTGGAGTGGACGTTGGACACGTCGCTCACGTTCAACGTCCCCGACTTCAGGGCAAGCTGACCGTTGCCCAACCCATCGGGACGTTTGCCCGGTGGTAAAGCTAACAGACGGAGGCCGACGTTTTTCGCCGCGTTGTAGTCGCCGTCCACCTCGTACCCACACTCGTTGCACGCGAACCAGCCCGTCTCGCTGTCGCGGTTCGTGCTGGACTGGTGGCCGCACTTCGAGCACGTCTGCGAGGAAAACGCCGGGTTGACCGACTCGACGCGAATCCCGTACTCTGCGGCCTTGTACGCGATTTGTTCTTGCAGTTCGCGGAACGCCCAGTTGTGCATCTGCCGTTTCAGCTGGTCGTCGCGGGCATCCATTCGCTCGCGGATGTGGGTTAGGTCTTCGACGGCGATGTACGAACAGCCGTGTCGCAGGGCTTCCTCCACGATTCCACGCGAAATGTTGTGCAGGCGGTTCAGGACGAAGCGGTTTTCCCGTCCCGACAGTCGCCGTAACGCCTGCCGAGCGGAACGGGTGCCTTTGTCCTGAAGGCTCCGTCTCACGCGGAAATAGTGATTCTGGCCCCACAGCAGTTCACCGCCGTCGAAGAACCGTCCCGTACTCGTCACAGCGACGTTCTTCAGGTTCAAATCCACGCCAAGCACGCGGTCGCCGTCACGCTGGTCTACCTGCTTTTGGATGACGACGTGGAGGTAGAACGCATCCTCGCCGGGACGGTAATGAAGTGTCCCCATCCGTTTCTCGTAGTCGTCGTCTTCAAGGTACGACCGCTGGTACTCACCAAGCACGAAGTCGGCTTCGACGCGCCCGTTGACCGTCGAGAGCGTGGCGTACTCGTCCTTGATAGTCAGGGTGCGTTTATCGTAGACGGCAGACGGTTCATCGAACGAGGGGAGCGGTCTGCTGTTGCCGTTCTCCCACTCCGCGACGGTGGATTTCATCGCTTCGACGGCTTTCGAGTAGGCGCGTACCACGAGGTTTGCGGGCAGGTCGGTTCTGTCCCGCAAGTCGTGGTACACTTCGTCGTGGATGGTGGACTTGTTGAGAATCAGGTCGCCGTCGTCGTCTCTGCCGTGGTCGATGGTGTAGTTGGCGGCAGTGTTGAACTGCTGGATGGTCTGATGGAGGTCGTCGCGCCGCTCCTTGGGTACGTCGAGTTTGACGGGAACGGTGCGTTTGACCTCCATCGCATATTCACATACGGATGTTTTATTTATACATTCTGTGCCGGCGTTGGGGAGTCGGTCCTGTCGTCGTCGGTGGGTTGTCGCACGGAGTGTACGCGCTTCCTCCCACTCCTAAAGGGGTGGGCTTCCGCGCTGTACCTCGAGTGAGTCGCGCCCCGCCGGCGCGGTCCTCGCAGTCCTTATGAGTGAGCCGCTGGATGGAGGAGATAATGGGCGTGCGTGATCTCCTTGCCGGCGCCAAGATCGACCTCAGGCGGCTGCTGAGCGCTTGGCGTACCATCGTGTTCTCTCGGCAGACCGATGAGTACTCGGTTCAAGACCGGTGGCATCCTGGATCGCCCGGAGCGAAACTTGCGTTCTGGGCATGGAGCATTCTGGGGGTCGTCCTCATCGGTGTCGTTTATCCGTTCGCTGCGCTCGGCTTCTGGACGCGCTACGTCGGCCGGCAAATCGACCGCATCGTAGCTGGCCTCGGCGTCCTCGTCATTATCGCTGCGATGGCCGTCCTCTGGGGTGGCCTCACGGCGCTCGCCTGGGACCGCCTCCCAACAACTGGCTTCCGCGCCGTGCTCGCTGCAAGCGTCGTGGCGACAGCGTCGGTTGGCCTCAGCTGGGTGTTCGCCCGCTACGGGTCGCGCCGCCTCACGCTCGTCTTCGCGTACCCGTTCGCCGTCGCAGCTATCTTCGTCCCGCCGGTCACCGCCGCGCTGTTCTCGCCAACCATCGGCGCCGGCCTGCTCTCAGAGAGCGAGCTGTTCGCCGAATGGCTCCTCAACAACGTCGTCATCGGCGGCCTCAGCACGACCATCCGTCAACAGTTCGAACTGGCAGGGCTCGCCTTCATCGGCATGTGGTTCGGTTTTGCCGTCCCCGTCGGCTGGGCGCTCGCGCTCCTCGTCTCGCTCGCGAATCTGATCCGGCCGCGTACTCGCAGGAACCCCCAGCAGTAGCGGCCCCCACGCGAACGTGCGCCGTCGCAGTTTGGCTTCCGTTGGTCTTCCGATCACACCACGGGTGCGGCCGGGCAGCCGAACACGGCACACACACGAGTGCGGCTTCTGTACCGCCAACACACTGTTTGGCGCGCGTCCACCGACGCTAGTCCGGGTTTTCGGGCGGCACCGCTTCCTCGCTGGGTTCGTCACTCTGGTCGGCTTGGTAGTCGACGGCCTGTTGCTGGAGGGCGTCGATCCGTGGGACGTCGGTCACATTCGAGAAGAGGACGACCGCTTCGAGGGTCTCGGAGTCGGTCCGGGGGTCGTCACCGGCGAGGATTTCGACGGTGTCGGTCTCCTGTTCGAGCCACTGGCGTGCGCTTTCGAAGCCACGCCGCGAGAGCTCCTGTGGCGGGCCTGAGAGCACGACTAGCGCGCGTTCCGCGCTCGCAATGTCACAGGGGAGGGTGAGCCGGGAGTTGGCGGCCCGCCGGACGAGCGATTTGACTTTCGCGGCGTCAGTTGTTTGTGGCTCCGTCTCGTCGCGAACGCCGAGCCACGAGAGCAACCGAGCGAGGACGCCGGACGGCGTCGACTCGAGTTCGGTTGCGGCGTGCCCGATCGACGAGAGGCCACCAGGTGCGAGCGTGCGAATCATGTCGCTGGAGTCAACCGCGTTCTCCGCGACCGTCGAGGCGTCGAGTTCGCCCGCCGCGAACAGCGTCACGACGCGCGTTGCGAGCGCCTGTGTTGCCTCGTCGTGGCCAGCATCGTCCAAGCGGGGCTGCCAGGTTTCGCGGTCGAACGTGAGCATGCTGTCTGCTGCGGGCACGATCGAGCGGAGCGCGCGGCCCGCGTTGACGGCCGCTTGGCCGCCCTCGGATTCGGCGGGCAGGACGCCCAGTGCATACACCGGCTCGTCGTACGTCGCCTGCAGCTCCTCGATGAGCACCGACCCGGCGCCGCTGCCAGTGGCACTGCCGAGCCCGGTGACGACGAGGATGCCGTCGCAGTCGTGGATGGGCAGCGAGTCGAACGCACGCCGGATCTCGGGCAGGTCGTTCCGCGT
Protein-coding sequences here:
- a CDS encoding DUF7532 family protein, giving the protein MLFDQRTRAALRDAGLSQDDIADIEDDVAEQARADARRVEAFFDGRDVVYSDMDLTHSRSDYPEHDFNYVDLFTHSEDVRGFVRFETWGAYVEGARVLEEAEGEPAVVELALGPTVDARVRFAGDRSQLE
- a CDS encoding DUF402 domain-containing protein yields the protein MTRVRVRGIYSTALTRRLLDAGFDVVDASPPIRERFDADFHTEPYDVDVWMTPDRQGVGVSGRPDAADDVLDVVGDTGIDTFVWPDRAARGAVFNAVVERTVRGGAVVALAGDHEGYLPFDAADEHVEEGDHLRVQVREPNPWWADDRPVVGTDLRAIGGLTSLERGVDALVAGTPDGSRNHELARTTELLTPDVPDRWGVQWHYAADGASMDALGDALDDAVSLANRLEEAISNAPAPSDTAPYRVAAPERTVWAWFGRDSRFALDDARGAVTSTMDGHHRIKAGSEAASGAVDFAEALGASTDGFPFGAVTDQFGPTEGDLVAIEHGKPDGRLITLGRGEVTDRDRDAGRVTVRREMSPGGAYDELGVEREEGDVATTRFTEGNWWYPTVYKGTDGHVKGTYLNVSTPVEVFPDAVRYVDLHVDVVKHADGTVEVVDEDELRECVDAGLVSEELSEKALSVAERVRAAVSDDD
- a CDS encoding NifU family protein produces the protein MSETAGAGSFHERVETWLTAQMPIIRSHGGTSAVRKADPADGEVVVELGGACSGCGISPRTAQRIKMDLAAEFDEVEDVVVRFTDGDGGGWGGDQPESYMGVDRNEGGRGGRGEGSPNSDSHF
- a CDS encoding LVIVD repeat-containing protein, whose product is MRRRDVLRASAAAAALPFAATTASAQQSAFEPLGVLDLDGTKEVVVGDAGETAYVATTDGIATVDISDPSNPQQLASVAPLLADREDGPMRMVYDVKLDGETLIAVGPANPTQGETVQGVVVFDVSDPADPEQTGFHETDFAVHNAYLQDGVAYLTANDGAKNPIVMVDVSGDTAEEVGRWSSVDHDERWRDVYAGLRSCHDVYVHEDTLYVAHWDAGTWLVDISDPANPEYVNHFGHYSVEELRDIPTGEAGAESLSVPGNSHYVAVNEDASVLASGAESWDVDTDDGDPGQGGIDLWDVSDPQNPEKLSFIAPPPTPNGTRNGTWTTSHNFEFRGDRLYTSWYQGGVKIHDVSDPASPEELAWWRNPDEARFWTARYATEEAFVAGDMGGQTYDAGVYTFPNRAGEQPDPPELQTTAVATSTATETTAAETTTTETPTAAEASDESGGGAPGFGALAALAGASAAALAAWRNND
- a CDS encoding methyltransferase domain-containing protein, with protein sequence MDYRELLLLRAARETGVLDALVSNAYTVDDVAREAGVTERAARVTVDALLDMGLLEAVEAGVEPTNRMLGFVTKTDVRSIGRLPHELDTVEALVALPETMQTGELPERTGDWTRNRLGARAAEDDASVRAAVTAAVREHPDAEDVLVVADGAGQHAVEFARRGFDATLLDTQAVIEAVDPLLERERVDLVAGDPLAGVDGEFDVVFHAGVAREYGPDDNRRLLSAASDATAADGLAIHVDAFRDGTPDAAVAAELLATTEQGACYEEGAVGEWFADAGFADVRAGDVPGTDYQFVAGRRRATE
- a CDS encoding protein-L-isoaspartate O-methyltransferase family protein, whose amino-acid sequence is MEFAAFRAEMVDSLEHDTKAAVQARATARAMREVPRHEFVEEGRRAYTDQSLEHRGTRVLAPSTVGRLVDALAAAEDDDVLVVGAGVGYTAAVLAEIVGAERVHAVDIDRQVVYDARSNLADAGYGDVLVDCRDGARGLPEYAPFDRVLVEAAAVDPPTALLDQLADGGRLVYPEGTTDQRLVAIEDRETASVHGPVAFAPLLVDGEQASALEQNRTVREDRERAAKEAQSRKGWEQDWIDWE
- a CDS encoding RNA-guided endonuclease InsQ/TnpB family protein, translating into MEVKRTVPVKLDVPKERRDDLHQTIQQFNTAANYTIDHGRDDDGDLILNKSTIHDEVYHDLRDRTDLPANLVVRAYSKAVEAMKSTVAEWENGNSRPLPSFDEPSAVYDKRTLTIKDEYATLSTVNGRVEADFVLGEYQRSYLEDDDYEKRMGTLHYRPGEDAFYLHVVIQKQVDQRDGDRVLGVDLNLKNVAVTSTGRFFDGGELLWGQNHYFRVRRSLQDKGTRSARQALRRLSGRENRFVLNRLHNISRGIVEEALRHGCSYIAVEDLTHIRERMDARDDQLKRQMHNWAFRELQEQIAYKAAEYGIRVESVNPAFSSQTCSKCGHQSSTNRDSETGWFACNECGYEVDGDYNAAKNVGLRLLALPPGKRPDGLGNGQLALKSGTLNVSDVSNVHSSLEFERESTDKPTASAVGR
- a CDS encoding tubulin/FtsZ family protein, which translates into the protein MELALVGVGETGSRIVDRILAVEAETERTFSHGNALVCEISQTVPDDLEMVSEAQRFLIGDTHQAVDEQGVDDPDLAVDVTRNDLPEIRRAFDSLPIHDCDGILVVTGLGSATGSGAGSVLIEELQATYDEPVYALGVLPAESEGGQAAVNAGRALRSIVPAADSMLTFDRETWQPRLDDAGHDEATQALATRVVTLFAAGELDASTVAENAVDSSDMIRTLAPGGLSSIGHAATELESTPSGVLARLLSWLGVRDETEPQTTDAAKVKSLVRRAANSRLTLPCDIASAERALVVLSGPPQELSRRGFESARQWLEQETDTVEILAGDDPRTDSETLEAVVLFSNVTDVPRIDALQQQAVDYQADQSDEPSEEAVPPENPD